The window GGAGACGATGAGCACACAGTCCGGCAGCACCGCGGTATCGCCCCCGGACCGGTCGGCCACCACCACGGCCGCACCGACGCCGGACGGCGGCACCACCCCGCCCACGTACGCCCCTGCGGCACTCGGCCTCGGCGTGCTGGCGATCGGCTGGCTCGCCGCGATGCTCTGGATCGGCCAGGCCGAGATCACCTCCTCGGACATCAACTCGATCGTGATCGCCATGGCCGCGCTCGCCCTGCCCGGCCTGATCTCGGCCAGCATGGTCGGCGGCGCCGCGGCGGCCGTCGTGGCGGCCAACCTGCTCACCCGGCGCGGGGTCCACCGCAGCACCCCCAGGTTCGCGGCAGCGGTCGGTGCCGGGCTGCTCGTCGGGCTGCTCGCCGCACTCACCGTGACCCTGAGCTACGGCGACGGCGACTCGATCACGGTCCTGGCCGGCACCGTCGCCGCGGCCGCCACCGTCGGCGGAATCGCCGGGGGCGTACGGGCGGTGCCGGTGGTGGGAGCCGTGGTCGCCGCCGGGCTGACCGTCTTCGTGATCAACACGGCTCTGAACATCTTCAAGGACCCGCTGCTCTCGCTCTACGGCTACGGCGACACCGACCAGTCGCAGACCAACGCCCTGGAGTGGTTCTCCCGTACCGGTTCGATCGGCGGCGGGCTCGTCGCCGGGCTGCTGGTCTTCTTCTACCTCGGCCTGGCCCGACGCCGGACCCTCGCGCTGAACCCCCGGGCCAGCCTGCCGCGCTGGCCCGCCTACCTGGTCGCGGGCGCCGGCCCCGGGCTGCTCCTGCTCGCGGCCGAACTGCTCACCCAGACCGCCGGTGCCCGGCTGCTGGCCGCCGCCGGATCGCTCAGCGAGGTCGACCGGGGGCTCCAGGACCAGCTCAGCGAATACCGGTCGAACCAGGCCCTCTGGGTGCTCTTCGTCGGCGCGCTCACCGCGCTCATCGCCTTCGGGCGCACCCTGCGCCCGGCCGGCGCCGAGCCGGAGGACGAGACCGCGACCGAGTTCACCGACGAGGTGGAGGTCGAGGACCGGGTGGCGGACGAGGACGGGATCTCGGACGAGGACCCGGTGGCGGGCGAACGGCTCGATCCGGACGACGACGAGATCGGATGGGACGACGAGGGCGGCACCGACAAGCGATCGGCCGACCGCCGCCCGGACACCGCCCGCTCCTGACCCTCCGCTCCCCCGGCAGGTAGCCCCTGCCGCCGGCCCGGTCAGCCGAGGTCGTCCAGCTCGGAGATGTCGTACCAGGCCAGTTCGTGGTCCTCGACGCCGTCGACGGTGAACTGCGCGTCCTCGTCACCGGCGAGCGCCTCGTTCACCACCGCGACCGCCGCGCTCACGTCCTCGACCGCCTCGCTGTCGTCGAGGTGGATCGCGGCCACCGCGCCCACCGGGACCGCCTTGTCCAGGCGTACGGTGCTGGATCCCAGCTCGACCTCGGCCCGCTGCACCGCCTCGGCGGGCAGGTCGGCGGAGACCACCACCCGACGACGGGGGGCGTCGGGATCCTCCCGGAGCAGCCGCAGCGCGTCCTGGGCGGCGCGGGTGAAGGCGACGTACTCCAGTTCCTCCTCGTCGCCCTCGGCGTACCACTCGCGCAGCATCGGTGTCACCGCGTGCGCCTCGGTGGCGGGCAACTCGCCCTGCTTGCGCAGGGCGGCCAGCATCGGCACGGTAGCCGGGAGGTACACCCGAACCAGTTCTGCGCGCACCGTTCTCGTCTCCCCCGCTCGACAACGCCACCGGCGGCGCTGACCCCCACAACGCCGAATCGTCCGACGCCGTCCCTGTCATACACCCCGCCGGGCCGGACCGGAAGCGTGCCCCTCCCGGCTGTGGCCGATCAGCAACGTCGGCCACGCCCGCCCGGTCGCCCGGTACCGGTGCGCCCCCGGAGGGGGTCCGGGTGGGAACCACGGTCGAGCGGGAAACGGCAGTCGATGGCAAACTGAAGCAAACACGACCACCGGGAGTCACTCGTGGAGCCCAGGTTCCTGCTGCTGTCCGACGTCGCCGCCGAGCTGAACGTCTCGGACTCGCAGGTCTACCACATGGTGCGCAGCGGGGAGCTGCCCGCGATCAAGATCGGTGGCCGGGGTCAGTGGCGGGTCGAACGGGCCCAACTGGAGCAGTACATCCAGCACAAGTACGCCGAAACCGCCGACTGGGTACGCAGCAACCCGCTGATCGAGCGCGACCCGGAGTAGCCGTACCCGTCGAGCGGGTGTCACCACCTGGTGGCATCCCGCTCCGTGCTGCCCGGAAAACCTTGACGAGCCATCCATCGTTCGCTACAAATGTGATTGGTCGGAGGCAAACGAAAGCAAACGCAAGATCAAGAAGGGAAACTCAAGCCCGCCGTACGGACCAGGCCACTCGCCCGCCCCGCCGTACGACTGCGACCGGTGCCCCCGCTCGACCCTCCGTTCGACGACGAACTGGCCGGGCCTGGCTGGGTCGCCGGGCTCGACGGGCAGCTCGCCCTGCCACTGTCCGTTCCGGTGCCGAGGGTCGGCGGATCCGGGGCCACCGACCGGGCCCCCGCCACACCCGTGGCGCCCGCGGCCCTGCCACCGGAGGCGTTGGCCACCGCCTCGGCGGAGGCACGACAGGCGGCCTACCGGTTCCTGAGCACCGCTCTGGAGATCCTGAACGGCTACCGACCGGCCGCCCACGTCCGGCCCCTGTCGGTCGGCGCCGACGCGACCGCGATCACCGAGCAGCTCGTCGCCGCCACCCGGCGACTGGGCGAGCACCGCCGCCAGCGCCCGGCCGTACGCCCACCCGGGGCGGGCGCGGGGCACGTGGCCGTACGCCTGCGGCTGCTGCGGGTCTCCGAACCACACCAGGGGATCGCCGAGGCCGCCGCCGTACTCGGGTCGGACGAACGGAGCTGGGCGATGGCGTACCGGCTGGAACGGCGGCGGGGGAGCTGGCTCGGCACCTACACGCGGGTGCTCTGAGGCGGGCGGACCCCACGCCCAGGTGCTCTGAGGCAGGCCGACCACGGGCGGTGGCCTGAAGGTGGAAACGGAAACCGGGTCCGGTTCCGGCCACCTGTGTCGGTGGGCGGAACCGGACCCGGATCGGTAGTTGCCTGCCGGCGCCCGTTGCGCGCCAGCGGGTCGGTCAGGAACCCGTCGGGGAGCCGTGGCAGCGCTTGTACTTGCGGCCGGAGCCACACGGGCAGGGGGCGTTACGGGACGGACCCTCGCCGCCGACCGACTGACCCGGTGCCGGCGTACGCCGCGCCGCCGAGGGCGGCGGCGGACCCTGGCGTCCGACCCCGAGGGCCGGTGCCTGCGGCTGCGGCTCCTGGCGTTCCAGGACCACACCACCGGCGCCCGCCTCACCGTCGATGGTCGGCGCGGAGTACTGCAGACCCTGCCGGCGCGGCGCCCGGGCCAGGCCCTTCGCCCGGATCTCCACCGGCGCCTGGTCGAGCACGACCTCGGCGGCGGCCGGCGGGGTCTCCTGCTCGACCTGGACCTCCAGGTTGAACAGGAAGCCGACCGTCTCCTCCTTGATGCCGTCCATCATGGTGGCGAACATGTCGAAGCCCTCGCGCTGGTACTCCACCACCGGGTCACGCTGGGCGTAGGCCCGCAGGTTGATGCCCTCGCGCAGGTAGTCCATCTCGTAGAGGTGCTCGCGCCACTTCCGGTCGATGACCTGGAGCAGCACCATCCGCTCGAGCTGGCGCATCGCCTCGCTGCCCAACTCCTCCTCGCGCCGGGCGTACGCGGCCTGCGCGTCCTCCCGGACCTTGGCGAGCAGGAAGTCGGCGTCGAGGTTGTTGCGCTCGCCACCGGCCTCGTCGATCAGGTCGTCGACCGTAACGCCGACCGGGTAGAGCTGCTTCAGGCTGGACCAGAGCTGGTCGAGGTCCCAGTCCTCGGCGTAGCCGTCGGCGGTCGCCCCGGTCACGTACGCGGTGACGGTGTCCTCGATCATGTGCTGGACCTGGTCACTCAGGTCCTCGCCGTTGAGCACCCGCAGCCGCTCGGCGTAGACCACCTGGCGCTGCTTGTTCATCACGTCGTCGTACTTCAGGACGTCCTTGCGGACCTCGGCGTTCTGGCCCTCGATCTGGGCCTGGGCGCTCTTGATCTGCCGGGTGACCATCTTCGACTCGATCGGCACGTCCTCGGGGATGTTGAAGCGCTCCATCACCGCCTCGACCGCGCCGGCCCGGAAGCGCCGCATCAGCTCGTCCTGGAGGGAGAGGTAGAACCGGGACTCACCCGGGTCACCCTGCCGGCCGGCACGACCACGCAGCTGGTTGTCGATCCGGCGGGACTCGTGCCGCTCGGTGCCGAGGACGTACAGGCCACCGGCGTCGGTGACCTCGTCGGCCTCGTCGTCGCACGCCTGCTTCCAGCGCGGGAGGATCTCCTCCATCGCCTTGGCGTACTCCTCCTCGTGCTCCACCGGGTCGAGCCCGCGCTGGCGCAGCTCGTTGGCGGCGAGGTACTCCGGGTTGCCGCCGAGCAGGATGTCGGTACCACGGCCGGCCATGTTGGTCGCGACGGTGACCCCGCCCTTGCGCCCGGCCTGCGCGATGATCTCGGCTTCCCGGGCGTGGAACTTGGCGTTCAGCACCGCGTGCGGGATGCCCCGGCGGCGCAGGAGCTGCGACAGGATCTCGGAGTTCTCCACCGAGACCGTGCCGACCAGCACCGGCTGGCCGCCCGCGTGCCGCTCGGCGATGTCCTCCACGACCGCGTTGAACTTGGCCTTCTCGGTCTTGTAGATGACGTCGGGCTTGTCCATCCGGACCATCGCGCGGTGGGTCGGGATGGACACGACGCCGACGTTGTAGACCTTCTGGAACTCGCCGGCCTCGGTCTGGGCGGTACCGGTCATACCGGACAGCTTGGAGTAGAGGCGGAAGTAGTTCTGCAGGGTGACCGTGGCAAGAGTCTGGTTCTCCTGCTTGATCTCCACGCCTTCCTTCGCCTCGATGGCCTGGTGCATGCCCTCGTTGTAACGGCGACCGTGCAGGATGCGACCGGTGAACTCGTCGACGATCAGGACCTCGCCATCGCTGACGATGTAGTCCTTGTCCTTCTTGAAGAGCTCCTTGGCCTTGATCGCGTTGTTCAGGTAACCGACCAGCGGGGTGTTCACCGACTCGTACAGGTTGTCGATGCCGAGCCGGTCCTCGACCTTGCCCACGCCCTTCTCGGTGACCGCGATGGTCCGCTTGGCGTAGTCGACCTCGTAGTCGCCCTCGCCGTCCTTGCCGGACTGGAGCCGCGCCACCACGCCGGCGAACTCGCCGTACCAGCGGGCCGAGTGCTCGGCCGGGCCGGAGATGATCAACGGGGTACGGGCCTCGTCGATCAGGATCGAGTCGACCTCGTCGACGATCGCGAAGTTGTGCCCGCGCTGGACCAGCTCCTCCTGCGACCAGGACATGTTGTCCCGCAGGTAGTCGAAGCCGAACTCGTTGTTGGTGCCGTACGTGATGTCGGCCGCGTACGCCGCCCGGTGCTCGCTGGCCGGCCGGTTCGGCAGGATCACGCCCACGGTCAAGCCGAGGAACTCGTGCACCCGCCCCATCCAGGCCGCGTCACGTTCGGCGAGGTAGTCGTTGACGGTGACGATGTGCACGCCCTTGCCCGACAGCGCGTTCAGGTACGCCGGCAGGACCGAGGTGAGGGTCTTGCCCTCACCGGTCTTCATCTCGGCGATGTTGCCGAAGTGAAGCGCGGCACCACCCATCACCTGGACGTCGTAGTGGCGCTGGCCGAGCACCCGGGCGGCGGCCTCGCGGGCGGTGGCGAAGGCCTCCGGCAGCAGGTCGTCGAGGGACTCGCCATCGGCGATCCGCTGGCGGTACTGCTCGGTCAGGGCGCGCAGCTCCTCGTCGGTGAGATCGACATAGTCGTCCTCGATCGAGTTGATGGCATTGGCGACGGCCTTCAGCCGCCGCACCATGCGGCCTTCGCCGGCGCGGAGGAACTTTTCGAGAATCGACACGGATCAACGCTCCCCTAGACGGTCTGCCGAACCATCGTAGGCGCTCCGCCGGGGCAATCGGCAGCCGCGCTGTCGACCGGTCCGAGCTAACCGGACAATTCACCCTATAGGTTCGAGCAGACGCGCCGAATCCAGTTACGCCCAGGGCGAACTCTCCGGCAAGATGGCCGACGTGAAGCCCGTGGAGATCATCGAGGGCGGCCTACTGCTCCGCCCCTGGAATCCGGCGGACGCGAGCGCCGTACACCGGGCCTGCCAGGATCCGGACATCCGGCGCTGGACCACTGTTCCCGCCCCCTACCTGCCAGAACACGCGAAGGGATTCGTCGGCGGCAGCGCACCGGCGGCCTGGGAGGCGGGCACCGGCGCCCCGTTCGCGGTCTGCGACGCCGCCACCGGCGAACTGCTCGGCTCCTGCGGCCTGGTGACGATCGACCAGAGCCTGCGGTCGGGTGAGGTGGGCTACTGGACCGCCCCCTGGGCCCGGGGTCGCGCCGTCGCCGTCCGGGCCACCCGCGCCGTCGCCCGATGGGCGTTCCGGGACCTCGGCCTGCGCCGGGTGATCTGGCAGGCCGAGGTGGGCAACCACGCCTCCCGGCTGGTCGCGCTCCGGGCCGGGTTCCGGGTCGAGGGTGAACTCCGGCTGGCGCAGCCACATCCCCGGGGCGGTTCCGACGGCTGGATCGGTTCGCTGCTCCCGGAGGACCTGCCCGAGCCGGACACCGACCCGACCGGAACCGGTGGGCCGGCCGGACCGGGCTCGCTCGTGGCCCGCCGGGCCGCGGTCTTCGGCCGCCCGCAACCGGTGCTGTTCGCCACCACTGCGGACGGGGAGATCCGGCTGCGCCGGCCGGAGGAACGCGACCTGGACGCGATGGTCACCGCCTGCCGCGACCCGTGGGCGCTGCGCTGGCTGAGCCTGCCGGACCCGTACCAGCGCTCGGACGCGGAGTTCTTCACCCACCGGCACACCGCCCTGCGCTGGGGACGCGGCGACGGGGCGGTGTTCGTCATCGCCGACCCGGAGGACAACTTCGCCGGCACCATGGAGCTACGCCTGAACGGCAACGACCCCGGCGTGGCCGACGTCGGTTACCTGGTCGCACCGCACGCCCGGGGGCGCGGCTACTGCCCCCGGGCACTCGCCGCCGTCTGCGCCTGGGGTCTCAGCAGCCTCGCCCTCGCCCGGATCGAATGGCGGGCCCACGTCGGCAACGACGCCTCCCGGCGGGCCGCCGAGAAGGTCGGCTTCGTGGTGGAGGGCATCAGCCGGCAGGGCATCCCGCACCGGGGTGGCCGGGTGGACGTCTGGGTCGGCGCGCTGCTGGCGGAGGACGGCGTCGTACCTGGCCGGGCCGGCGCGGGCACGGCGTGAACCGGGAGACCATCGAGGCGCCCGGCGTACGGCTGCGACTGTTCCGCGACGCCGACCTCGAAGACCTGATGGTGGGCTGCAACGACCCGCTGACCCGACGGTTCCTCCCGCACCTGCCCGGCCCGTACACCGCCGCCGACGCCCACTGGTGGATCAGCGACGGTACGGCGGCGGTCTGGGCCCGAGGCGGTGCGGCGTACGCGATCGCCGACCCGGCCACCGACCGCCTCCTCGGCGGAATCGGCATCGACCAGGTCGCACCCGCGCGGGGTCAGGGCGAGATCGGCTACTGGGTGACGCCCCGCGCCCGTGGTCGCGGGGTGGCCACCGCCGCCACCACCCTGCTGGCCGGGCGGGCTCTGACCCACGGCTTCGCCCGGCTGGAACTGCTCACCGACCCGGAGAACGTGGCGAGCCAGCGGGTGGCCCTGGGCAGCGGGTTCAGCCGCGAGGGGATCCGGCGCGGCGCCGGGAACGCCCCCGACGGCAGCCGGCACGACCTGGTGGCCTGGGCCCGGCTGGCGGACGATCCGCCCGGTCCGGCGGCCCGGCTCCTGCCGGACCTCCCCGGCGGGCTGCTGACCGACGGCGTGGTCACGCTCCGCCCGCTGACCGCGGCCGACACGGAGTTCGTGCACCGGCTGCGGAGCCTGCCGGAGATGGTCGCGACCAGCGTGCCGCCGGTCGCACCGGAGCGCGCCGAGGTGGCGGACCGGTGTGCCCGCGCACCGGGCCAGTGGCTGGCCGGCGAACGCGCCGACCTGGTCATCCTGGACACCGCCACCGGTACGCCGGCCGGCGAGATCGGGCTCTACTACCAGGAACCGCAGACCGGCCAGGCCATGATCGGGTACGGCATGGGCCCGGAATGGCGGGGCCGGGGTTACCCGACCCGCGCCGCCCGGCTGGTGGCCCGGTGGGCGTTCGAGGACGCCGGGATCGAGCGGTTGATCGCCGGCGCCGCACCGGACAATCCCGGCTCCCGGCGGGTGTTGGAGAAGGCCGGTTTCCGGCAGGAGGGTGAGCTACGGGGCCGGCTGCCCGGTCCCGCCGGACGGCGGCTGGACGACGTGCTCTACGGAATGCTGCCGCAGGACCTGCGCCGCTGAGCTACCGCCGGCGGATCCGGCCCGGCCGGGCGGGGCGAGTTGCCGCTGCGCCCCGCGCGACCGACCGGCGCCCTACTCGGTGAGCGCGATGAGCCCGTAGTCGTAGCCCTTGCGCCGGTAGACGACGCTGGACCGTCCGGTTTCCTTGTCCAGGAACAGGTAGAAGTCGTGCCCGACGAGTTCCATCTGGAACAGCGCGTCGTCGACGGTCATCGGCTCGGCCGGGTGCAGTTTCGCCCGGGCGATGTGGCCCGGCTCGTGCTCCTCGTAGCCGTAGCCGTACGGGTCCTCGGTGGACTCCGGCTCGTCCCGGAGGTCCGGGTCGGCGGTCAGGGTGGCCACGGCGGAGTCGCCGAGGTCGGCCACTGGCAGGCCGGCCGTCGCGGCGGCGACGGAGATCGGCGCATGCCGGCCACGGTGCACCCGGCGGCGGTCGGCAGCCCGGCGCAGCCGGGTGTCGAGCTTGGCTATCGCCACATCCAGGGCGCTGTAGAAGTCTTTGGCGCACGCCTCGGCGCGCACGACGGGTCCGCGAGAGACGCAGGTTATCTCTACTCGCTGACAGTTGTCAGCCTGTCGCGGATTGCGTTCGTGGGACAGCTCGACGTCGACTCGAATGAGCTTGTGATCGTAGCGCTCGATCTTCGCGAGCTTGTCGGCTACATGAACCCGGTAATGCTCCGGGACTTCGACGTTACGGCCCTTGACCACGACATCCATGCGTGACCTCCTGTGATCGGACGGTCCGGAAACAGAAAAACCCGGTCAGCCTGCCTCCAGGAATCGTCCTTCGGCACCGACCGGTCGAGAATGACGCCGCCTCCTTCCTTAAACCCGGGGCGGGGTGGAGTCCCCCTCATACCCCCGGTCCCCAAAACGCTAACTCCTGTTCTTCCTATAGTCACCCCCCGCTACCAAGAACCTTTGGAAACAGTCACTTGTGGCACGATCGTGTGAAATCGGCTGCACGGACCGTTACCGCCGACCCCGTCGACTCGTTGCCGCGAGTACCGCCGCGGCATCCACCCGCAGCCCGGCCGCCCGCAGCGAGCCGCTCACCGCGGCCAGGGTCACCCCGGTCGTGACGATGTCGTCGAGCACGACCACGAACCGGCCGGCGCCGCTGCGGCGTACCGCCGGCAGGCGTCCCGCCCGTACGGCGAAGGCGTGCCGGGCCGCCGCCGCCCGACCGGCGGTGTCCAGCGTGGCGGAGTCCGGTCGGGGCAGAGCCCGCAGCGGCGCCCCCAGCGCGACCGGCCAACCCGCCGCCCGCAACCGCTGACCGGCGTGCCGGGCCAGCCGGCGCAGGTGGTCACCGTGCCGCGCGCGAATCGCCACCGCGGTCGTCGGCACCGGGATCAGCAGCACCGGTCGCGGTGCGCCGGCGGCCTCCGCGACCACCTCGGCGAGCAACCGCCCCAACGGCCGGGCCAACGAGTGCCGACCCCGTTCCTTGTACGCCAGCAGCATCTCCCGCAGCTCTCCCCCGTACGCCCCGAGCGCCACGCAGGCGGGCAGTCCCGGTGGTGCCGGGGTGGGGCGTACCGGTGCGGGACGCAGCGCCTGGAGCGCACCGGCACAGCGCGGGCAGACACCGTGCCGCAACTCGGTCCGGGTGACCCGGCAACCGGCGCACTCGGCCGGCAGCACCAGATCGGCCAGCTCGGCCCAGACTCCGGTCACGTACTCCCCCCGCGCTCAGTAACGGAAAAACGGCGCGCTCGGTTTGCTCGACGCGCTGACCGAGGGCGTCGGGCCGGGGTTCGGTACCACCTGGTCCCGGCCGATCAGCCGGTCCGCCGCCGAGGCGGCGCCGTTGGTCTCGTACATCACGCCGAGCTGCGTACGGCTGAGCGGATTGTCGGGGTACGCGGCCAGGTGCAGGACGTCACCGCGGGTGTCGTCCACCAGCCCGGTCTCCAGCACCCCGTCCGCACTGATGTTCTCGATCACCGACCGCCGGTCCGACTGGGCACCGGCCAGCGCGAGCCGGCTCTCCCCGCTCCAGTCGACCGCCGTCACCGTGGTCAGGGAGGTGTCCAACCGGCGGGCCCGGCCGACGGTGACCGTACCGCCGTCGGTGCTCAGCGCCGCGACGTAGACGGCGCCGCCGGCGACCACCGCGATCCGGTGCCCGTCCAGTGCCGCGCCGACCCCGGTCACCCGGCCGGTGACCCCCGGCAGCGCGATCCTGACCAGCCGCGCGTTGGAGTCGAATCGGTGGAGGTTCCCGTCCGCGACGACCAACCCGATCGGCGCCCGCGGGTCGACGCCCTTCAGCCAGATCGGCCGTTCCATGCTCGGGTACGGGTCGCTGAGGGCGAAGGTCTGCAACGGTTCGGCGCCGCTGGCCACCCGCAGCCGCCACCGCTCCCCGTCCGGGGTGACGAGCGCCGCCCCGACCTGGTTGCCGTCCCGCGTCAGCGCGGCGGAGTGCACGTCGCGGTTCTGCTCCGGCACGATCGGGACCGGCTCGATCGCCTCGTCCCCGTCCCGCAGCTGGTGCACCGCCCCCTCGGACACACAGAAGCGGGTGGCGGTGCCGGTCAGGGGGTAGGGCGGGTTGACCCGCCGGTAGCCGTCGACGGCGGCCACCTTCCGCCGTTGGCTCTGGATCTTCAACTCCAGCTCACCGTCGTCGCCGCCCATGCCCTGCGGATTCGGCGGCAGCAGCGACCAGGCGAGCTGGGTGAAGAGACGGTCCAGGTCGACGTCGTTGGTCACCTCGCTGGCCGGCACGGAGAGGTTGACCTCCAGCCGGCCGCCGGACGTCGGCGCGTTGCCGATCCGGCTGGTCCCCTCCGGCAGCGGTACGGCGGCCGGCGACAGCCACGGTGCCGGGCCACCGATGAGCCAGCCGAGCAGTTCGGTGGCCTGCGACTCCCTCGGCACGGACAGCGGCAGGTAGCGCACGTCGGGCACCAGCACGGTCCGGCCGGCGTTCCAGAAGTAGATCGTGCGCGGGCTGTAGTACGCGTCCAGCGCACCGGTGCTCATCAGCAGTACCGGCGGCGGGTCGATCACCCACATCCCGCCCGTGGGCGGCGCCGCGCCGTCGACGACGGGCGCCGGACCGATCCGGAAGACGTAGGTGCGTTCGGTCAGCTCCGGCTCGCCGATCGTTCCGTTCATCCGCAGTACGCCGACCTGCTGCACCTGCATGGTGACCAGCCAGCTACCGCTGCGAGCGGGATCGCCCTTCACCTGCGGTCGGCCGATCAGCCGGACCAGGTTGATCGCCGGTTCGCCGCCGACCTTGAGTTTGAGCTTGCCGCTGCCTTCGGGGATGTAGCTGTTCACCCGCTGGTAGATCTCGTCGGTCTCGCCCCCGGCCGCGGCCGTCAGGTAGTTCGCCGCGACCTGCTCGGGAACCTCGCTGTCCAGCCGCTGCGGCAGCCGCTGGGTGGAACCGCCGCCCGAGTCCTGCCCGGACTCCGGTCCCTTGCCGTCGACCCGTACCTCGGTCTCGCCGGGGATGCCGCAGCCGACCAGCCCGACGCAGAGCAGCAGGGCCACCGTCGCGGCGGGTAGATTCCTCCGACTCATGTGGTCACCTCCGTACGCTGCGCGCCGGACTCCGACGCGGTCGGGTCCACCGGCCGGTCCGGTCCGGCGGCCACGGTCTCCGGCACGGGACCCGCGCCGATCGCCAACCGTGCCCCGCTCGGCACCGGCACCACGGCACCGGCCGCGGCGTCGCTCGGCACCAGTCGCAACGGCGCGGAGGTCAGCCGGTCACCGGCGCGCACCGGCAGGGTGAGCCGGAACTGGGCCCCCTGTCCGGGTGCGCCCCACGCCTCCAGCCAGCCGCCGTGCAGCCGGGCGTCCTCCAGGCTGATCGACAGCCCCAGGCCGGTACCGCCGGTCTGCCTGGCCCGGGACGGGTCGGCCCGCCAGAACCGGTTGAAAACGAGCTTCTCCTCGCCGGGCTTGAGCCCCACCCCGTGGTCCCGGACGGTGATCGCCACCGCCTGCTCGTCAACACCCAGGACCACCTCGACCGGACGTCCCTCGCCGTGCTCGACCGCGTTGCCGACCAGGTTGCGCAGGATCCGCTCCACCCGGCGCGGATCCACCTCGGCGATCACCGGCAGGTCGGGCGCGTTCAGGAGCAGCGGTACGCCGAGCCGGGCGGCCAGGCCGTCGAGGCGCTCC of the Micromonospora sp. NBC_01796 genome contains:
- a CDS encoding LpqB family beta-propeller domain-containing protein; translation: MSRRNLPAATVALLLCVGLVGCGIPGETEVRVDGKGPESGQDSGGGSTQRLPQRLDSEVPEQVAANYLTAAAGGETDEIYQRVNSYIPEGSGKLKLKVGGEPAINLVRLIGRPQVKGDPARSGSWLVTMQVQQVGVLRMNGTIGEPELTERTYVFRIGPAPVVDGAAPPTGGMWVIDPPPVLLMSTGALDAYYSPRTIYFWNAGRTVLVPDVRYLPLSVPRESQATELLGWLIGGPAPWLSPAAVPLPEGTSRIGNAPTSGGRLEVNLSVPASEVTNDVDLDRLFTQLAWSLLPPNPQGMGGDDGELELKIQSQRRKVAAVDGYRRVNPPYPLTGTATRFCVSEGAVHQLRDGDEAIEPVPIVPEQNRDVHSAALTRDGNQVGAALVTPDGERWRLRVASGAEPLQTFALSDPYPSMERPIWLKGVDPRAPIGLVVADGNLHRFDSNARLVRIALPGVTGRVTGVGAALDGHRIAVVAGGAVYVAALSTDGGTVTVGRARRLDTSLTTVTAVDWSGESRLALAGAQSDRRSVIENISADGVLETGLVDDTRGDVLHLAAYPDNPLSRTQLGVMYETNGAASAADRLIGRDQVVPNPGPTPSVSASSKPSAPFFRY